Proteins encoded in a region of the Vicia villosa cultivar HV-30 ecotype Madison, WI linkage group LG5, Vvil1.0, whole genome shotgun sequence genome:
- the LOC131605097 gene encoding secreted RxLR effector protein 78-like, which translates to MSASIKGVISKLVSINQSAFVPGRNILDRVLLINETMDMARREKRGCVVMKVDFEKAYDCVSWDFLRFMLVKMGFGLKWLSWMESCIFSSHTSIIINGSTTKDFRVEKGLRQGDPISPFLFVLVTEALTSLMKKAVEI; encoded by the coding sequence ATGTCTGCAAGTATTAAAGGAGTGATCAGCAAGTTAGTTTCCATCAACCAATCTGCTTTTGTGCCTGGGAGAAACATTCTAGATAGGGTCCTACTGATCAACGAGACTATGGACATGGCTAGAAGAGAGAAAAGGGGCTGTGTAGTTATGAAGGTGGATTTCGAAAAGGCGTATGACTGTGTAAGTTGGGATTTCTTGCGTTTCATGTTGGTAAAAATGGGGTTTGGTCTTAAATGGCTAAGCTGGATGGAAAGTTGCATATTTTCAAGTCATACTTCTATTATCATAAATGGTAGCACAACAAAGGATTTCAGAGTGGAGAAAGGATTACggcaaggagatccaatatctccTTTTCTATTCGTCTTAGTTACTGAGGCATTAACGAGTCTAATGAAGAAGGCGGTGGAAATTTGA